One Candidatus Krumholzibacteriia bacterium DNA window includes the following coding sequences:
- a CDS encoding type II toxin-antitoxin system RelE/ParE family toxin, with the protein MRRSIVKDRAAETDLVEIWVYSYQTWGEAQAERYLSALESGVTRIASAPEAGTPRRELREGYWSKAVEHHVIFYTFTEDELRVRRVLHEVMDAPRHIETDDRLQ; encoded by the coding sequence ATGCGTAGATCGATCGTCAAGGACCGGGCCGCAGAAACCGACCTGGTCGAGATCTGGGTCTACTCCTATCAGACCTGGGGCGAAGCTCAGGCGGAACGCTACCTCTCAGCCTTGGAGAGCGGCGTCACGAGAATCGCGAGCGCCCCGGAGGCCGGCACCCCACGGCGCGAGCTTCGTGAGGGGTATTGGTCGAAGGCCGTCGAGCACCACGTGATCTTCTACACGTTCACGGAGGATGAGCTGCGGGTCCGGCGCGTGCTGCACGAAGTCATGGATGCGCCGCGGCATATCGAGACGGACGATCGGCTGCAGTAG